GCTTCTCTGCCAGCCCCCGGTCCTTTGACATAGACTTCGACTTCACGTAGACCATGTTCCATGGCTGCTTTAGCCGCGGATTCCGCAGCCATACCTGCTGCAAAGGGTGTGCCCTTACGGGACCCCTTAAAGCCAACATTCCCCGACGTGGCCCATGAAATCACGTTTCCTTCCGGATCGGAAATTGTAACAATGGTATTGTTAAAAGTTGAACGGATATGTGCAACTCCTCGCACCACATTTTTCCGTTCTCTGCGCCTAGTCCTTCGTACCTTCTTCGCTTTAGCCATCTGCATTCCCCTCCTTTACGACCTTCCGGCTACTTACTGCTTCTGACTTACTCCTTCTGACCTAGTCCTTCTGATGCCAACCGTCCGCTTGGGACCCTTGCGCGTACGCGCGTT
This Limnochordia bacterium DNA region includes the following protein-coding sequences:
- the rpsK gene encoding 30S ribosomal protein S11; the encoded protein is MAKAKKVRRTRRRERKNVVRGVAHIRSTFNNTIVTISDPEGNVISWATSGNVGFKGSRKGTPFAAGMAAESAAKAAMEHGLREVEVYVKGPGAGREAAIRQLQATGLEITVIKDVTPIPHNGCRPPKRRRV